A stretch of Metabacillus sp. FJAT-52054 DNA encodes these proteins:
- the gcvT gene encoding glycine cleavage system aminomethyltransferase GcvT: MSQLKRTPLFELYKQYGGKTIDFGGWELPVQFSSIKEEHQAVRSKAGLFDVSHMGEVSVKGKGSLPFLQKMMTNDVSVLKAGGAQYSAMCYEDGGTVDDLLIYKKAEDDYMVVINASNIEKDLEWMTQHADGEVELTNLSDETALLAFQGPLAETILQTLTEEDLSSIKFFKFKDEVSIAGAKALVSRTGYTGEDGFELYCTSSDAEMLWSAILEAGKESGAVPCGLGARDTLRFESNLPLYGQELSKDITPIEAGIGFAVKPNKEEAFIGKDVLKEQKETGAPRKLAGLEMIDKGIPRHGYPVYINGELIGEVTTGTQSPTLKKNIGLALLKSDYSGLETEVFVEIRGKQLKAKVVPTPFYKRPKG; this comes from the coding sequence TTGTCACAGCTAAAAAGAACACCGCTATTTGAACTGTATAAACAGTATGGAGGAAAGACGATCGACTTCGGGGGCTGGGAGCTGCCTGTTCAGTTTTCTTCTATTAAAGAGGAACATCAGGCCGTTCGCTCCAAAGCAGGTTTATTTGACGTTTCCCATATGGGAGAGGTTTCAGTCAAAGGGAAAGGCAGTCTTCCTTTTCTTCAAAAAATGATGACGAATGATGTATCCGTTTTAAAAGCCGGTGGTGCTCAATATTCGGCAATGTGCTATGAGGATGGCGGCACGGTCGATGATTTGCTTATTTATAAAAAGGCGGAAGATGACTACATGGTCGTCATCAATGCATCCAATATTGAAAAGGATTTAGAGTGGATGACGCAGCATGCAGATGGAGAGGTTGAACTGACCAACCTTTCAGATGAAACCGCACTCCTTGCATTTCAAGGGCCCCTTGCAGAAACAATTCTTCAAACACTGACCGAAGAAGACTTAAGCAGCATCAAATTTTTCAAATTCAAAGATGAAGTTTCCATTGCAGGAGCGAAGGCGCTTGTATCAAGAACCGGCTACACCGGGGAAGATGGCTTTGAGCTTTATTGCACTTCGAGCGATGCCGAGATGCTGTGGTCAGCAATCCTGGAAGCTGGAAAAGAGTCCGGTGCTGTACCATGCGGATTGGGAGCAAGGGATACACTGCGCTTCGAATCCAATCTTCCTTTATACGGACAGGAGCTTTCAAAGGATATTACGCCGATTGAGGCAGGTATCGGTTTTGCAGTAAAACCGAATAAAGAGGAAGCTTTTATCGGTAAGGATGTTCTGAAAGAGCAAAAGGAGACCGGAGCACCCAGGAAACTCGCTGGTCTTGAAATGATTGATAAAGGAATTCCGAGACACGGTTATCCGGTTTATATAAACGGAGAGCTCATTGGAGAAGTAACAACAGGAACACAATCACCAACCTTGAAGAAGAATATCGGTCTTGCACTTTTAAAATCTGATTATAGCGGACTAGAAACGGAAGTGTTCGTTGAAATTCGGGGCAAACAATTAAAAGCAAAGGTTGTTCCAACACCATTTTATAAGCGTCCAAAAGGATAA
- a CDS encoding SNF2-related protein, whose product MHYDDQWQQEIIELIETDGPWANWELFKLSCEIQNHTAVPDFEGLQAPKYLPDFQPLPHQLEVAKTVVEKMNGKAILADEVGLGKTIEAGLILKEYMIRGLVKKVLILVPASLVSQWARELNQKFYIPAVEQKKSYVWEQCDVVVSSIDTAKRNPHRDIVLNQLYDLVIIDEAHKLKNSKTKNYDFVLNLKKKYCLLLTATPIQNRIEEIFNLVSLLKPGHLGNEAYFTEVFSAKNRSVEYHEHLRELINKVMLRNRRGDTGIDWPKRIVETIPIVFSETEQHLYDEITRVKTAIPGGVNTFSIMTLQREACSSRESVYMTLKKMLDRQEEHGTPIPQPVIHQLLTAVDHVTRNSKAEKVLELIKKIDDKVIIFTEYRATQMYLQWYLKQHGISSVPFRGGFKRGKKDWMKDLFKGNIQVLIATEAGGEGINLQFCNQIINYDLPWNPMRLEQRIGRIHRLGQERDVHIYNMSTRNTVEEHILKLLYEKINLFEKVIGQLDEILTRMEITNFEEHLQDILFHSASDGEMKIKMENLTSILDFAQHDKEEKKAAGDII is encoded by the coding sequence ATCCATTATGATGATCAGTGGCAGCAGGAAATCATTGAACTTATTGAAACAGACGGCCCCTGGGCAAACTGGGAGCTATTTAAGCTATCCTGTGAAATACAGAACCATACTGCCGTACCTGATTTTGAAGGACTGCAGGCACCTAAATATCTGCCTGATTTTCAGCCCCTCCCCCATCAGCTTGAAGTTGCCAAAACAGTCGTTGAGAAAATGAACGGCAAAGCGATCCTTGCTGATGAAGTGGGACTTGGAAAAACAATTGAAGCAGGTCTGATTCTCAAAGAATATATGATTCGCGGACTGGTGAAAAAGGTGCTGATTCTCGTACCCGCTTCTTTAGTGTCGCAATGGGCGAGAGAATTGAATCAAAAATTTTACATACCTGCTGTTGAGCAAAAGAAAAGCTATGTATGGGAGCAATGCGATGTCGTCGTTTCTTCTATTGATACAGCTAAACGGAATCCGCACAGAGACATTGTATTGAATCAGCTTTATGATCTCGTCATTATTGACGAAGCTCACAAACTGAAAAACAGCAAAACCAAAAATTATGATTTTGTCCTGAATTTAAAGAAAAAATATTGTCTGCTCCTTACAGCCACACCGATTCAAAACCGGATTGAAGAGATTTTCAATCTTGTTTCCCTCCTAAAGCCAGGCCACCTTGGGAACGAAGCTTATTTTACAGAGGTCTTTTCTGCTAAAAACCGCTCTGTGGAATACCATGAACACTTAAGAGAGCTGATCAATAAAGTTATGCTCCGCAACAGGCGCGGCGACACTGGAATCGACTGGCCAAAACGGATTGTGGAAACAATCCCGATTGTGTTTTCGGAAACCGAACAGCACCTTTATGACGAAATAACCCGAGTTAAAACAGCCATTCCCGGCGGAGTCAATACTTTTTCAATCATGACGCTGCAAAGAGAAGCATGCAGCAGCAGGGAGTCTGTATACATGACCCTAAAGAAAATGCTTGACCGCCAGGAAGAACATGGCACCCCCATTCCTCAGCCAGTCATCCATCAGCTCTTGACTGCAGTAGATCATGTAACCAGGAACAGCAAAGCTGAAAAGGTACTGGAGCTGATTAAAAAAATTGATGACAAAGTGATCATTTTCACTGAGTACCGGGCTACGCAAATGTATTTGCAATGGTACTTAAAGCAGCATGGCATCTCCTCTGTACCTTTTCGCGGCGGTTTCAAGCGCGGAAAAAAAGATTGGATGAAGGATTTGTTTAAAGGCAACATCCAGGTGCTCATCGCGACAGAAGCAGGCGGCGAAGGAATTAATCTGCAATTCTGCAATCAGATTATTAATTATGATCTTCCCTGGAATCCAATGAGACTGGAACAAAGAATCGGCCGGATTCACAGGCTGGGCCAGGAGCGGGATGTTCATATTTACAACATGTCAACGAGAAATACGGTAGAGGAGCACATCTTAAAGCTCCTATATGAAAAAATCAATCTGTTTGAAAAAGTGATTGGGCAGCTTGATGAAATTTTAACGAGGATGGAAATTACGAACTTTGAAGAACATCTTCAGGATATCCTTTTCCATTCTGCATCTGATGGAGAAATGAAAATTAAAATGGAAAACCTTACTTCGATTCTTGATTTCGCACAGCATGATAAAGAAGAAAAAAAAGCGGCCGGAGATATTATTTAG
- a CDS encoding YqhG family protein, with translation MNQKEIHTLLERFFIANQCEITAKTAGALAIQLTIEMDKELMNRPFYWHYLEKTGGDPNPMKLTLLTDKNEETDEEKTEFVHLGSPRLHQIFQSARKLGSFARMYERPNSNSGQQPLHPWLCMNMTVSYQCDMKKDFVYSIGLHLISGTMVENFQDRLNQLPLTPKIPDFCFTLSPLILPKSGMLRIRQHIETKIAEDDHSWADEARQRWNADLMLLQHFYEDMEEKPEVYELEKEALKELYEPNIHISVNNGGIFYLNQRTIF, from the coding sequence ATGAATCAAAAAGAAATTCATACATTATTGGAAAGATTCTTTATAGCCAACCAATGCGAGATTACCGCAAAAACGGCCGGGGCGCTTGCCATACAGCTGACGATTGAAATGGACAAGGAGCTTATGAATCGCCCGTTTTACTGGCATTACCTCGAAAAAACAGGCGGAGATCCAAATCCGATGAAGCTTACTCTCCTAACAGATAAAAATGAAGAAACAGACGAAGAGAAAACGGAATTTGTTCATTTAGGCTCTCCCAGATTGCATCAGATTTTCCAGTCTGCCCGCAAGCTCGGGTCTTTTGCCCGCATGTATGAAAGACCCAATTCAAACTCGGGACAGCAGCCGCTCCATCCTTGGCTTTGCATGAATATGACCGTCTCTTATCAATGTGATATGAAAAAGGATTTCGTTTATTCCATTGGCCTCCATTTAATAAGCGGAACGATGGTTGAAAACTTTCAGGACCGTCTGAATCAGCTTCCCTTAACACCAAAGATCCCTGATTTTTGCTTCACTCTTTCCCCGCTGATTCTTCCAAAAAGCGGGATGCTGAGAATCCGCCAGCATATTGAAACTAAAATAGCAGAGGATGACCACTCATGGGCGGATGAAGCAAGACAGAGATGGAATGCTGATTTAATGCTTCTTCAGCACTTTTATGAAGATATGGAAGAAAAGCCGGAGGTTTATGAGCTGGAGAAAGAAGCGTTAAAAGAGCTATACGAGCCGAATATCCATATTTCTGTTAATAACGGGGGTATTTTTTACCTAAATCAGCGCACAATTTTTTAA
- a CDS encoding anti-repressor SinI family protein, with the protein MENVMVKEEMDLEWKELILTALEMGISKEDIRHFLQSKQNESSN; encoded by the coding sequence ATGGAGAATGTAATGGTGAAAGAAGAAATGGATTTAGAATGGAAGGAGCTGATCCTGACAGCTCTCGAAATGGGAATCAGCAAAGAAGACATTCGGCATTTCCTTCAGTCTAAGCAGAATGAAAGCAGCAATTGA
- a CDS encoding helix-turn-helix domain-containing protein translates to MIGERIRKYRKEKNLSLSELADRAGVAKSYLSSIERNLQSNPSVQFLEKVSSVLGISVNTLLNGNTEDAYANQLDQDWTSLVKEAMQSGVTKDQFREFLEFNKWRMDQPKK, encoded by the coding sequence ATGATTGGTGAACGCATACGCAAATATCGCAAAGAAAAAAATCTCTCTTTATCTGAACTAGCAGACCGGGCAGGCGTAGCAAAATCCTACCTAAGTTCAATCGAACGGAATCTTCAATCAAATCCATCGGTTCAATTTTTGGAAAAGGTTTCATCTGTGCTTGGCATTTCCGTTAATACGCTTTTGAATGGCAATACTGAGGATGCTTATGCAAATCAGCTCGATCAGGACTGGACATCACTTGTAAAAGAAGCTATGCAGTCAGGTGTCACCAAAGATCAATTTAGGGAATTTTTGGAATTTAATAAATGGCGGATGGATCAGCCAAAAAAATAA
- a CDS encoding signal peptidase I, whose protein sequence is MISRGFTILLFFILIGLALAVFSSKASGGEPEVFGYQLKTVLSGSMEPGIQTGSVIAVKTGGDMTRFKKGDVITFWMDEYDLATHRITQKTMSGGQAVYRTKGDNNKYEDSAPVQSDNVVAQYSGFTVPYAGYISHFARTKEGGALMAIIPGLIMIIYSISTIWQAILSIEENHIQKNKRPGHES, encoded by the coding sequence ATGATAAGCCGGGGGTTTACAATTTTACTCTTTTTCATTTTAATTGGACTTGCTTTAGCCGTTTTTTCATCGAAGGCATCCGGTGGAGAGCCAGAGGTTTTCGGCTATCAATTAAAAACGGTCCTATCAGGTTCGATGGAGCCGGGCATTCAAACCGGCTCAGTGATCGCTGTAAAAACGGGCGGGGATATGACGAGATTTAAAAAGGGTGATGTCATTACATTTTGGATGGATGAATATGATTTGGCGACACATAGAATCACACAAAAAACGATGAGCGGGGGTCAAGCTGTATATCGTACTAAAGGTGATAACAACAAGTATGAGGATTCTGCACCGGTTCAATCGGATAATGTAGTTGCCCAATATTCAGGATTTACGGTGCCCTATGCTGGGTACATTAGCCATTTTGCGCGAACAAAAGAGGGCGGTGCGCTAATGGCAATCATACCCGGTCTGATCATGATCATTTATTCCATTTCGACAATCTGGCAAGCCATACTTAGTATAGAAGAGAATCATATTCAAAAAAATAAACGGCCGGGACATGAGTCCTGA
- a CDS encoding CalY family protein: MGIKTKLGLGIASAALGLSLVGGGTYAYFNDKAEAASSFAAGTLDLNAVPTEIVNVKDMKPGDWMNRTFKLQNDGTVDIKKVLLTTEYTVTNKEGEPSNSEDLGSHIKVNFLYNADKLNDVIYSTTLAELKDMDPNAVASNVFTPLFEKKKGLKAGTTDDLFVQFEFVDNGEDQNQFQGDSLQLKWTFDGRQGDGQEL, from the coding sequence ATGGGGATCAAGACAAAATTAGGATTGGGTATTGCATCTGCGGCACTTGGATTATCATTGGTCGGCGGGGGAACGTATGCATATTTCAATGATAAAGCAGAAGCGGCAAGCTCTTTTGCAGCAGGAACGCTTGATTTAAACGCGGTTCCGACTGAGATTGTGAATGTGAAGGACATGAAGCCTGGTGATTGGATGAACCGCACGTTTAAGCTTCAAAATGACGGGACAGTGGATATTAAAAAAGTACTACTGACGACTGAATACACGGTAACGAACAAAGAGGGCGAGCCTTCAAATTCTGAGGATTTAGGAAGCCATATCAAAGTGAACTTTCTTTATAATGCGGACAAGCTTAACGATGTTATTTACAGCACGACACTTGCTGAGCTGAAGGATATGGATCCAAACGCAGTTGCAAGCAATGTCTTTACCCCGCTTTTTGAAAAGAAAAAGGGACTAAAAGCTGGTACAACGGATGATCTGTTTGTTCAATTTGAATTTGTTGATAATGGTGAAGATCAAAACCAATTCCAGGGAGATTCTCTCCAGCTTAAATGGACATTTGACGGACGTCAAGGCGACGGTCAGGAGCTATAA